From the genome of Populus alba chromosome 10, ASM523922v2, whole genome shotgun sequence, one region includes:
- the LOC118059716 gene encoding receptor-like cytoplasmic kinase 176 yields MGSCFSARIKAESPPRNGVNTKYAGKSGNDKSGSSSKVSSSTVPSTPRTQGEILQSSNLKSFSFSELKAATRNFRPDSVLGEGGFGCVFKGWIDEHSLTAAKPGTGTVIAVKRLNQESSQGHQEWLAEINYLGQLYHPNLVKLIGYCLEDDHRLLVYEFMPKGSLENHLFRRASYFQPLSWNLRMKVALDAAKGLEYLHSDKAKVIYRDFKASNILLDSNYRAKLSDFGLAKDGPTGSKSHVSTRIMGTYGYAAPEYMATGHLTARSDVYSFGVVLLEMLSGRRAIDKNRPSKEHNLVEWAKPYLSSKRRIFQVMDARIQGQYSSSDALKAANLAIQCLSTEPKYRPNMEAVVKALEQLHNSNDNDGSKGSRGENPQRVNRSSSNGPKYHRKNVNEVSSGKPASYAGPYISPRRT; encoded by the exons ATGGGGTCGTGCTTCAGTGCAAGAATTAAAGCTGAGAGTCCTCCTCGAAACG GGGTGAACACAAAATATGCTGGCAAAAGTGGGAACGACAAGAGTGGGTCAAGCAGCAAGGTCTCTTCTTCCACAGTGCCTTCAACTCCTCGGACACAGGGTGAGATCTTGCAGTCCTCAAATTTGAAGAGCTTTTCCTTTAGTGAATTAAAAGCAGCCACCAGGAACTTCCGTCCTGATAGTGTGTTGGGGGAAGGTGGTTTTGGTTGTGTCTTCAAAGGGTGGATTGATGAGCATTCATTGACAGCTGCCAAGCCTGGAACAGGTACAGTTATTGCTGTAAAGAGGCTTAACCAGGAGAGTTCCCAGGGTCACCAGGAATGGTTG GCAGAAATAAACTACCTGGGCCAGCTGTATCATCCAAATCTAGTAAAATTGATCGGCTATTGCTTAGAAGATGACCACCGGCTTCTGGTTTATGAGTTTATGCCCAAGGGAAGCTTGGAGAATCATCTTTTCAGAA GGGCTTCTTATTTTCAACCACTCTCGTGGAATCTCCGCATGAAGGTTGCCCTTGATGCTGCCAAGGGTCTAGAATATCTTCACAGTGATAAGGCGAAAGTTATATATAGAGACTTTAAGGCTTCTAATATCCTGCTCGATTCG AATTATAGAGCCAAACTCTCTGATTTTGGGTTGGCCAAGGATGGGCCAACAGGCAGTAAAAGCCATGTATCTACAAGGATCATGGGTACCTACGGTTACGCAGCTCCTGAATACATGGCAACAG GTCATCTAACTGCGAGGAGTGACGTATACAGTTTCGGGGTTGTTCTCCTTGAAATGTTATCTGGCAGACGAGCAATAGACAAGAACAGGCCCTCCAAGGAACACAATTTAGTTGAATGGGCAAAGCCTTACCTTAGCAGCAAGCGCAGAATTTTCCAAGTTATGGATGCTCGCATCCAAGGCCAGTATTCATCTAGTGATGCTCTGAAAGCAGCAAACCTTGCAATTCAATGCCTATCAACCGAGCCAAAGTACAGGCCAAACATGGAAGCAGTGGTAAAAGCATTGGAACAACTTCATAATTCCAATGACAACGATGGATCCAAGGGCTCTCGTGGTGAAAACCCCCAAAGAGTTAATCGAAGTTCAAGCAATGGTCCTAAATATCACAGGAAAAATGTCAACGAAGTTTCCAGTGGAAAACCTGCCTCTTATGCCGGGCCATATATTTCACCTCGTCGTACATAA
- the LOC118059766 gene encoding uncharacterized protein yields MVFMGMGEPMLNLKHTNARISLHAPNQKLTESIVPNAKSYPLEAIMKDCKEHFLETIRQVSFEHALLAGVNDRVEHFKELADLLHLWERGHHVNLILSIQFKVLITSIHTKRRHKHLQLL; encoded by the exons ATGGTGTTCATGGGAATGGGTGAACCAATGTTGAACTTGAAGCACACCAATGCTCGAATAAG CTTACATGCTCCGAACCAGAAACTTACAGAATCAATTGTTCCAAATGCAAAATCCTACCCTCTAGAAGCAATTATGAAAGATTGCAAGGAGCACTTCCTTGAAACCATTCGACAAGTATCCTTTGAGCATGCGCTTTTAG CTGGGGTCAATGATAGAGTAGAGCATTTTAAAGAACTTGCCGACCTACTTCACCTGTGGGAACGTGGTCATCATGTGAATCTGATTCTTTCAATCCAATTCAAGGTTCTGATTACAAGCATCCACACAAAAAGGCG GCACAAGCATTTGCAGCTGCTCTAG